ATTGAATGCGCCACCCAAGTTCGAGCTGTACGCCTCCAATGCCAGGGAGAAGTTTTCGGAGCAGCGCACCGAGCTGCGTCCGCCGACCAGCTGGCACAGCCCCAAGGAAGCCGTCGAGCAGAAGCCCGAGGACCTGCTGATGGACGTGGCCTTGGCCCGGGCAGTCCGGCCGGACATCACGGTGGCCAGGGGCGTTCAGCGGTCCGGCGAAGAGTCCGCCACCGAGTCGGACTCGTGGTACGAGCAGCCTGCGGCTGAGCGGGAGCTCCTCAAGCAGGCCATCCTCGGCGGAGGCAGGAGTCGCCTGGATGCGCTGCACTACGAGGCGGCCGACAATGCGGCTCAGATAAGCGCCTCCCAGCAGGTGATAAACCAGAAGTACGCCGGTTTTCGCAGAACGGCCAGGGGCAACCAGAAGCAGATGATCCGGCAGATCGTGGAGCCGGTGAACCCGACGCCCCAGCTCAAGCCGAGTGCGCGGGCCATGTCGGAGCCGCGGGACTCGCGAAAGCGGTGGGGCAGCGTGAGGCAGGGCACTGGGCGACAGGCTACGCCCAAGTTTTTCGCAAATGAAGGAGAGCCACGAAACGCGGGAGAGGATGAAGACGGGTCCAGTTGGCCACCGCCCCATAACACTCAGTTCCAGATGGCCACGCGGAGTGAGACCCGCCTGGAGTCGGAGCAAGAGGGGCGCGGCAGAAACGAGATGGGCGAAAAGCGAGGCGCCCAGAAGACGGTGGCCAACGAAGCTCCGGTGGAGCACAACGATATCGGGATGCCGGAGGGATACAAGAGGGAGTCGGCCGTGCAGCGCCTGGGAAGCACCCAGCACTCCAAGCACAGCAGCCGCGCTCTCAACAGCTACTAAGCCCCCGATTTGCCGATTGCCGTCTGCATAGTGTACCATCCAACGCCCTGATAGTCCAATCCGATCCCAGTCCGTGTCCAGTCTCCCAGCCCGACCATAGCACATAGCCAGACGGATGTTTTAGCATGGAGTTGTCTAAATCTTTAGAAGTCGTCCAAAATTTAAGCCTGACAATCCAATTG
This genomic window from Drosophila gunungcola strain Sukarami chromosome 3R, Dgunungcola_SK_2, whole genome shotgun sequence contains:
- the LOC128260468 gene encoding uncharacterized protein LOC128260468, whose amino-acid sequence is MSSHPCSLGKLAQRGASLQISPLATTMRSFHHSRSRPTVVPIMGQLSMGQRIKPDDNGRVRKIVGVKKSLVNQMQGMAPSLGPSKVASPYKTRLFSSSSSLHSRSLQQQQQEEDEEEYSDPESLPPNTTASLSATQRGYNRAEGFGKGMAMQAARDISRSIQEELMVVDADTRHMLNCGPSRQALRNYHEQMAHRAKAPGDPMTGWKHPRPLKHLATAAVSSAGEGSSSSSSYTGGSVTQPEVAQPMDRQVRPRRRQMVIAHAGRNREHLAQLPPLNAPPKFELYASNAREKFSEQRTELRPPTSWHSPKEAVEQKPEDLLMDVALARAVRPDITVARGVQRSGEESATESDSWYEQPAAERELLKQAILGGGRSRLDALHYEAADNAAQISASQQVINQKYAGFRRTARGNQKQMIRQIVEPVNPTPQLKPSARAMSEPRDSRKRWGSVRQGTGRQATPKFFANEGEPRNAGEDEDGSSWPPPHNTQFQMATRSETRLESEQEGRGRNEMGEKRGAQKTVANEAPVEHNDIGMPEGYKRESAVQRLGSTQHSKHSSRALNSY